The Sorex araneus isolate mSorAra2 chromosome 5, mSorAra2.pri, whole genome shotgun sequence genome has a segment encoding these proteins:
- the RPL22 gene encoding 60S ribosomal protein L22 isoform X1, with translation MGCWESDPGRPRARQTPSPLGHRSSPSPGTLEEPPTRGSGVGGPRAPGQACHVPGARPARRAGRPGRGGRLGAGLGGGGGAAARPGPEPPGRKQQETRAGVPASRWEPEGAAGAGAPGGRDGARLPARRAPAQPAAPRPQKKLVAKGGKKKKQVLKFTLDCTHPVEDGIMDAANFEQFLQERIKVNGKAGNLGGGAVTIERSKSKITVTSEVPFSKRYLKYLTKKYLKKNNLRDWLRVVANSKESYELRYFQINQDEEEEEDED, from the exons atgggatgctgggaatcggacccaggtcggccgcgtgcaaggcaaacgccctccccgctgggccatcgctccagcccatcgcCCGGCACTTTGGAGGAACCGCCAACTcgggggtcgggggtcgggggCCCGCGGGCGCCAGGCCAGGCCTGCCACGTGCCGGGGGCTCgcccggcgcggcgggcggggaggccgggccggggcgggaggctcggggcggggctggggggcggcggaGGGGCCGCGGCGAGACCCGGCCCGGAGCCCCCCGGCAGGAAGCAGCAGGAGACGCGGGCCGGGGTCCCGGCTTCCCGGTGGGAACCGGAAGGcgccgcgggcgcgggggcgccgGGAGGCCGGGACGGAGCGCGGCTGCCCGCGAGGCGCGCCCCCGCCCAGCCCGCTGCCCCGCGGCCCCAG AAAAAACTTGTGGCCAAGGGGggcaaaaaaaagaagcaagttcTTAAGTTCACCCTGGACTGCACCCACCCTGTGGAAGATGGGATCATGGACGCTGCGAATTTC GAGCAGTTTCTCCAGGAGCGCATCAAGGTGAACGGCAAGGCGGGGAACCTGGGGGGCGGTGCCGTGACCATCGAGCGGAGCAAGAGCAAGATCACCGTCACGTCGGAGGTGCCTTTCTCCAAAAG GTATCTGAAGTATCTCACCAAAAAGTACCTGAAGAAGAACAACCTGCGGGACTGGCTGCGCGTGGTGGCCAACAGCAAGGAGAGCTACGAGCTGCGCTACTTCCAGATCAAccaggacgaggaggaggaggaggacgaggattAG
- the RPL22 gene encoding 60S ribosomal protein L22 isoform X2 — protein MAPVKKLVAKGGKKKKQVLKFTLDCTHPVEDGIMDAANFEQFLQERIKVNGKAGNLGGGAVTIERSKSKITVTSEVPFSKRYLKYLTKKYLKKNNLRDWLRVVANSKESYELRYFQINQDEEEEEDED, from the exons ATGGCGCCCGTG AAAAAACTTGTGGCCAAGGGGggcaaaaaaaagaagcaagttcTTAAGTTCACCCTGGACTGCACCCACCCTGTGGAAGATGGGATCATGGACGCTGCGAATTTC GAGCAGTTTCTCCAGGAGCGCATCAAGGTGAACGGCAAGGCGGGGAACCTGGGGGGCGGTGCCGTGACCATCGAGCGGAGCAAGAGCAAGATCACCGTCACGTCGGAGGTGCCTTTCTCCAAAAG GTATCTGAAGTATCTCACCAAAAAGTACCTGAAGAAGAACAACCTGCGGGACTGGCTGCGCGTGGTGGCCAACAGCAAGGAGAGCTACGAGCTGCGCTACTTCCAGATCAAccaggacgaggaggaggaggaggacgaggattAG